One stretch of Arthrobacter polaris DNA includes these proteins:
- a CDS encoding GntR family transcriptional regulator, with the protein MYESIRDAIIDGTFAPGERLRDPQLEAWLGVSRTPIREALLRLERAGLIVSAPGRSTMVAPVDPASTVNAQQVVAAMHELAARLAVPVLTAAHLATMFAANSAFATAIDADDVDAALAADDAFHAALVGASGNEMIPVVLDQAMPVLRRVERQRFSSHAALHSVTAHARIIDLASAGDADGAALANRENWLALGTSK; encoded by the coding sequence GTGTATGAATCTATTCGTGACGCCATTATTGACGGTACTTTTGCTCCCGGCGAGCGCCTGCGGGATCCGCAGCTAGAGGCCTGGCTGGGCGTGAGTAGGACCCCGATCCGCGAGGCACTCTTACGCCTTGAAAGAGCCGGGCTGATAGTTTCGGCGCCGGGCCGGTCAACGATGGTGGCGCCAGTGGACCCCGCCTCAACAGTGAACGCCCAGCAGGTGGTTGCTGCAATGCATGAGCTGGCAGCCCGATTGGCTGTTCCTGTCCTGACCGCGGCCCATCTTGCAACAATGTTCGCAGCGAACTCAGCCTTTGCCACGGCCATTGACGCGGATGACGTCGATGCCGCCTTAGCTGCCGACGATGCCTTTCACGCTGCGCTGGTGGGAGCAAGCGGCAATGAGATGATTCCGGTGGTTCTCGATCAGGCCATGCCCGTGCTGCGGCGCGTGGAACGCCAGCGCTTTAGTTCGCACGCGGCACTGCATTCGGTCACCGCGCACGCACGCATCATCGATCTGGCCAGTGCAGGGGACGCCGACGGCGCCGCGCTGGCAAATAGGGAGAACTGGCTTGCGTTGGGTACATCGAAATAG
- a CDS encoding 1-aminocyclopropane-1-carboxylate deaminase, translating to MAITDFERYPLTFGPSPIHDLPRLSAHLGGAKIWAKREDVNSGLAFGGNKTRKLEYIVPDAIAQGADTLVSIGGYQSNHTRQVAAVAAKIGMKARLVQENWVDWPDPLSDRVGNILLSRIMGADVQLDSAGFDIGIRSSWEQAIKDVEDAGGKPYPXPAGASEHHLGGLGFANWAYEVQQQXKEMGVFFDTIIVCTVTGSTHAGMIAGFAGQDRPRRVIGIDASATIEKTRDQVGRIARHTAGLIGLGRELRDDEITVMEGWAGDYYGIPVESTMEAIHLTGSLEGMIIDPVYEGKSMAGLIDLVKSRDIPATSNVLYAHLGGQLALNAYSGLFR from the coding sequence ATGGCAATCACCGATTTTGAACGTTACCCGCTAACCTTTGGACCCAGCCCCATTCACGACCTGCCGCGATTGAGTGCGCATCTGGGCGGGGCAAAGATCTGGGCCAAGCGCGAGGACGTGAACAGCGGCCTGGCCTTTGGTGGAAATAAGACCCGTAAGCTTGAATACATTGTCCCTGACGCCATTGCCCAAGGTGCAGACACTTTGGTGTCCATTGGCGGCTACCAGTCAAACCACACCCGCCAAGTGGCGGCCGTGGCGGCAAAGATTGGCATGAAGGCGCGCCTGGTCCAAGAGAACTGGGTGGACTGGCCGGACCCGCTCAGCGACCGTGTGGGTAACATCTTGCTCTCGCGCATCATGGGTGCCGATGTGCAGCTAGATTCGGCGGGGTTCGACATTGGTATTCGAAGCAGCTGGGAACAAGCCATTAAAGACGTAGAGGATGCTGGCGGTAAGCCATACCCCATNCCTGCNGGGGCTTCCGAACACCATTTGGGTGGCTTGGGCTTCGCAAACTGGGCCTACGAAGTTCAGCAGCAGGANAAAGAAATGGGAGTCTTCTTTGACACCATCATTGTCTGCACAGTCACGGGCTCAACACACGCGGGCATGATTGCCGGATTTGCCGGACAGGACCGTCCGCGTCGCGTCATCGGCATCGACGCCTCTGCCACGATTGAAAAGACCCGCGACCAGGTGGGGCGGATCGCCCGCCATACGGCCGGACTGATCGGTTTGGGCCGTGAGCTGCGGGACGACGAGATTACCGTCATGGAGGGCTGGGCTGGCGACTACTACGGTATCCCCGTCGAATCCACCATGGAGGCTATCCACCTGACAGGCTCATTGGAGGGCATGATTATTGATCCGGTTTACGAAGGTAAATCCATGGCCGGGCTGATCGATCTGGTGAAATCCAGGGACATCCCCGCCACGAGCAACGTCCTTTACGCACATTTGGGCGGGCAGCTTGCACTAAACGCCTACAGCGGGCTGTTCCGCTAA
- a CDS encoding ABC transporter ATP-binding protein, translated as MRSFPYKPAGKPDLRSPGRYLLWLAGAQRGTLLLGILYGSIWTMCQALTPYVLGQAIDQGILPGNFARLTFWVGLLVGLTVIQSISATLRHRASVSNWLQAAYRSAQVVGYKVTRSGDALPQKFSTGEVVSTCASDAMRIGEIFDVAARLAGSVAGWLLVSFLVFQSSWQLGLMVLLGVPLCGAVLLLVIGPLQRRXKAQREAAGKMTALGADTVAGLRVLRGIGGEHIFVERYRERSRETQLAGNKVAWSLADLDAAQVLVVGVFSVAFTWLGAMQTLSGAIEVGQLVALYGYAVFLVSPVRTAADAVSRFIRAHVGARRIIDVLATPSAVHDVETTVPAPVTPSALVDSLTGVVVAPGGLSAIVSEHPAQSAELARRLGRFEDAVLREAVVRWGHEALHMMALREVRSRIVVSDAEPQLFTGTLREELDPDGKHSDEEIMAAIDVASAGDVFDGLDHGLDEEVTXKGRSFSGGQRQRLTLARAVLTEAEVLVLIEPTSAVDAHTESRIAAALRRTRGTXGHTTVVVTASPLLLGAMDTVAFLKDGLVHAQGTHRHLLETVPDYRRVVLRGEGMDGHLTSTHGVEN; from the coding sequence GTGCGATCGTTCCCTTATAAACCCGCCGGGAAACCCGATCTGCGCTCACCTGGGCGCTACCTGCTGTGGCTGGCCGGGGCGCAGCGCGGCACCCTGCTGCTGGGAATCCTGTACGGCTCCATCTGGACCATGTGCCAAGCTCTGACTCCTTACGTCCTGGGGCAGGCGATCGACCAAGGCATCCTGCCCGGGAACTTCGCCCGGCTCACCTTTTGGGTGGGCCTGCTGGTGGGTCTGACAGTCATCCAGTCCATTTCGGCCACCCTGCGCCACCGCGCCTCTGTTAGTAACTGGTTGCAGGCGGCGTACCGTTCCGCTCAGGTGGTGGGCTACAAAGTCACCCGCAGTGGCGATGCGCTCCCACAAAAGTTCTCCACAGGCGAGGTGGTCTCCACCTGCGCTTCCGATGCCATGCGCATCGGTGAAATCTTTGATGTGGCCGCCCGCCTTGCAGGTTCCGTGGCGGGCTGGCTGCTCGTGTCGTTTCTGGTGTTCCAATCCTCCTGGCAGCTGGGACTGATGGTACTGCTGGGTGTGCCCTTGTGTGGCGCCGTGCTGCTGCTTGTCATCGGACCNCTGCAGCGGCGCCANAAGGCACAGCGTGAAGCCGCCGGAAAAATGACGGCACTGGGTGCTGACACGGTGGCGGGATTGCGCGTGCTGCGCGGTATCGGAGGCGAGCACATCTTCGTTGAGCGCTACCGGGAGCGCTCCCGCGAAACCCAGCTTGCCGGCAACAAAGTGGCTTGGTCCCTTGCCGACCTCGACGCCGCGCAGGTGCTAGTGGTGGGTGTTTTCTCCGTCGCCTTCACCTGGCTCGGTGCGATGCAGACCCTCTCCGGAGCGATCGAGGTGGGCCAGCTCGTGGCCCTCTACGGCTACGCGGTGTTCCTGGTCTCACCCGTGCGCACGGCCGCCGACGCCGTATCCCGTTTCATCCGGGCCCACGTNGGGGCCCGGCGCATCATCGATGTCCTAGCTACGCCGTCGGCTGTGCACGACGTCGAAACGACAGTTCCAGCGCCAGTGACACCGAGCGCCCTGGTTGACTCGCTCACAGGCGTGGTGGTGGCCCCGGGCGGGTTGAGTGCCATCGTCTCGGAGCACCCCGCCCAGTCAGCGGAGTTGGCCCGGCGGCTGGGCCGCTTTGAGGACGCCGTGCTGCGTGAAGCTGTGGTCCGCTGGGGACATGAAGCACTGCACATGATGGCGCTGCGTGAGGTGCGTTCCCGGATCGTGGTCTCTGACGCTGAACCGCAGCTGTTCACGGGAACGTTGCGGGAGGAACTGGACCCTGATGGAAAGCACAGCGACGAAGAAATCATGGCTGCCATTGACGTTGCCAGCGCCGGTGACGTCTTCGACGGACTGGATCACGGACTTGATGAAGAAGTGACGGANAAGGGCAGAAGCTTCTCAGGAGGCCAGCGCCAGCGCCTGACTCTGGCCCGCGCCGTGCTCACAGAAGCGGAGGTCCTGGTGCTGATTGAGCCAACAAGCGCCGTTGACGCGCATACGGAATCCCGCATTGCCGCTGCCCTGCGCAGGACGCGCGGCACCNNCGGGCACACCACTGTGGTGGTCACGGCCAGTCCACTGTTGCTGGGAGCCATGGACACCGTGGCGTTCTTGAAGGACGGGCTGGTGCATGCGCAGGGTACGCATCGGCACCTGCTCGAGACCGTCCCGGACTACCGCAGGGTTGTCCTCCGCGGCGAGGGTATGGACGGCCACCTCACATCAACGCACGGAGTGGAGAACTGA
- a CDS encoding ABC transporter ATP-binding protein: protein MADSKLPVADAAQVKAEGRRLMSMHKGPLAAVVGLYVLAAIAGLAGPFLVGRLVDAISVGTTANFVTLVAVSLAGFVIVQTVLSRWAQRKGMVLGEKVFAQLREEFMEQVTSLPLSTVEKAGTGDLVSRTTNDVETVSHTVRFGVPQVLVSVATITLTVAAAVLASPLVAVALLVGVPLLVPVTRWYLKRATPGYLRERESYAVLNGAITETIEGARTVDALSLGPHRRGRIDAALRNCFEREKYTLNLRTVLFPAAEFSFWLPVAAVLLWGGWLASQGAVTTGMVATVALYAMQLIDPVDTLIMWIDEIQVGASSLARIVGIRNVSGDRTATDAVPEDGSILVKKARYAYREGHDVLHGIDLTLRPGERLAMVGPSGAGKSTLGRLLAGIHGPTSGSVTVGGVPLVERPLEKLRGEVALVTQEHHVFVGTLADNVRLGKADATDAEIEKALSDVGSLAWVRALPNGLATEVGSGSHTLTPAQAQELALARLVLADPHTLVLDEATSLIDPQAARDLEFSLSAVLAGRTVVAIAHRLHTAHDADRVAVVEEGRIRELGTHDELLAQNGAYAALWNSWRADS, encoded by the coding sequence ATGGCTGATAGCAAGCTACCCGTGGCCGATGCCGCCCAAGTCAAGGCCGAGGGGCGTCGCCTGATGAGCATGCACAAGGGGCCGCTGGCCGCTGTGGTGGGTCTTTACGTACTGGCGGCCATTGCGGGGCTGGCGGGGCCGTTCCTGGTGGGCCGGTTGGTGGATGCCATCAGCGTCGGGACCACAGCCAATTTCGTGACCTTGGTGGCTGTAAGTCTGGCCGGGTTTGTCATTGTGCAGACGGTGCTCTCCCGCTGGGCGCAGCGTAAGGGGATGGTGCTGGGTGAGAAGGTGTTTGCCCAGCTGCGTGAGGAGTTCATGGAACAGGTCACCTCGCTCCCACTGTCCACGGTGGAAAAGGCGGGCACAGGGGACCTCGTCTCGCGTACCACCAACGACGTGGAGACTGTATCGCATACAGTCCGCTTTGGTGTTCCGCAGGTTCTGGTCTCGGTGGCAACGATCACGCTGACAGTTGCCGCCGCCGTGTTGGCCAGTCCGCTCGTGGCCGTGGCGCTGCTGGTGGGTGTGCCGCTTCTGGTACCTGTCACCCGCTGGTACCTCAAGCGTGCCACNCCGGGCTACCTGCGCGAACGCGAGAGCTACGCTGTGCTCAACGGTGCCATTACCGAGACCATTGAAGGTGCACGCACGGTTGACGCGCTGAGCCTTGGCCCGCATCGCCGCGGCCGGATCGATGCGGCGCTGCGCAACTGCTTTGAGCGAGAGAAGTACACGCTGAATCTGCGCACCGTGTTGTTTCCGGCGGCGGAGTTTTCCTTCTGGCTCCCAGTGGCCGCGGTGCTGTTGTGGGGCGGCTGGCTTGCCTCCCAAGGCGCGGTGACAACGGGCATGGTGGCAACGGTTGCGCTTTATGCCATGCAGCTCATTGACCCCGTGGACACCCTGATCATGTGGATCGATGAGATCCAGGTGGGAGCCTCCTCGTTGGCCCGCATTGTGGGCATCCGCAACGTNTCCGGGGACCGCACTGCCACAGACGCAGTCCCCGAGGACGGCAGCATCTTGGTCAAGAAGGCCCGCTACGCCTACCGTGAGGGCCACGACGTACTGCACGGGATCGATCTCACGCTCCGGCCNGGGGAGCGGCTGGCCATGGTGGGCCCCTCTGGTGCGGGCAAGTCCACGCTGGGCCGGCTGCTCGCGGGCATCCACGGGCCCACATCAGGGTCCGTCACCGTTGGCGGNGTTCCCCTTGTTGAGCGCCCGTTGGAGAAATTGCGCGGTGAGGTTGCCCTCGTCACGCAGGAGCACCACGTGTTTGTGGGCACTCTGGCCGACAATGTCCGCCTGGGTAAGGCCGACGCAACTGACGCTGAGATTGAAAAGGCCCTGTCCGACGTCGGATCCCTGGCTTGGGTGCGCGCCCTTCCGAACGGCTTGGCCACCGAGGTCGGTTCGGGCTCGCACACGTTGACCCCGGCCCAGGCGCAGGAATTGGCACTGGCCCGGCTGGTATTGGCTGATCCGCACACGCTGGTGCTGGATGAGGCCACGTCACTGATCGATCCGCAGGCGGCCCGGGACCTGGAATTTTCGCTCAGCGCGGTCCTGGCCGGGCGGACAGTGGTGGCGATTGCGCACAGGCTGCACACCGCGCACGATGCCGACAGGGTGGCCGTGGTGGAAGAGGGGCGCATTCGCGAGCTGGGCACGCACGATGAACTACTGGCCCAAAACGGCGCCTACGCGGCACTGTGGAACTCTTGGCGGGCCGACTCATGA
- a CDS encoding LLM class flavin-dependent oxidoreductase — MEANFXKRIGXLSFGHYGTGRGSQTNSAADALHQGIDLAVAAEELGIDGAXFRVHHFARQQAAPFPLMAAIAARTKRIEIGTGVIDMRYENPLYMAEQAAATDLISDGRLQIGVSRGSPEPAANGAADFGYYPLENETVADMARRHTASFRHAISGAGVAEPGGHASMGGERLLRIEPQSPGLAQRIWWGAGSRDTAVWAARQGMNLMSSTLLTEDTGVPFDELQAEQIQLFRDEWIRAGHNFVPRVSVSRSVIPVVDDIDRMYFGLRAQSENKDQVGMIDGFLSRFGKATWGPADIASELAADAAVQGADTLMLTVPNQLGVAYNTKMLATIAEHIAPAIGWKPATA, encoded by the coding sequence ATGGAAGCAAATTTCAANAAACGTATTGGGTTNTTATCCTTTGGCCATTACGGTACGGGGCGCGGATCGCAAACCAATTCCGCGGCCGACGCCCTGCACCAAGGCATTGACCTTGCTGTCGCGGCCGAAGAGTTGGGGATCGACGGTGCGTTNTTTCGGGTGCACCACTTTGCCCGGCAGCAGGCGGCGCCTTTTCCCTTGATGGCAGCCATTGCTGCGCGCACCAAGCGGATTGAAATCGGCACCGGCGTGATCGATATGCGCTATGAAAACCCGCTCTACATGGCGGAGCAGGCTGCTGCCACGGACCTGATTAGTGACGGGCGGCTGCAGATCGGGGTGAGCCGCGGCTCACCCGAGCCTGCCGCCAATGGTGCCGCTGACTTTGGCTATTATCCGCTCGAGAACGAAACGGTCGCCGACATGGCCCGGCGCCACACTGCCTCCTTCCGTCATGCAATTTCCGGTGCCGGAGTAGCTGAACCCGGCGGTCATGCGTCCATGGGTGGGGAACGGCTACTAAGGATTGAGCCGCAGTCGCCAGGGTTGGCCCAGCGCATTTGGTGGGGCGCAGGCTCCCGTGACACCGCAGTGTGGGCCGCCCGCCAAGGCATGAACTTAATGAGTTCAACACTTCTCACCGAAGACACCGGTGTGCCGTTCGATGAGCTGCAGGCCGAGCAAATTCAGCTGTTCCGGGACGAGTGGATTAGGGCCGGGCACAACTTTGTACCGCGCGTTTCAGTCAGTCGCAGCGTCATCCCCGTGGTTGATGACATAGACCGAATGTACTTCGGCTTGCGCGCTCAATCTGAGAACAAGGACCAAGTGGGAATGATTGACGGCTTCCTCTCCCGCTTTGGCAAAGCTACATGGGGACCCGCCGATATTGCCAGTGAGCTGGCTGCCGACGCTGCAGTTCAAGGCGCCGATACCTTAATGCTGACGGTGCCCAACCAGCTCGGTGTTGCTTACAACACTAAGATGCTGGCCACCATTGCCGAACACATCGCACCCGCGATCGGATGGAAGCCAGCCACTGCTTAA
- a CDS encoding ribonuclease J, translating into MRRTPRRTPPALENGAMRIVALGGLGEIGRNMTVFEFDGKLLIVDCGVLFPEEHHPGVDLILPDFSYLEDRWQDVVGLVLTHGHEDHIGGVPYLLKHRGDIPVISAKLTLAFLKTKLDEHRIKGKLIQVKEGDRRKFGPFDVEFLAVNHSIPDGLAVAIRTPAGLVLETGDFKMDQFPLDKRITDLAGFARLGEEGVDLFLPDSTNAEVPGFLAAEADLIPAIDQVMRTAPRRVVVSSFASHVHRIQQIIDSAAKYNRKIAFVGRSMVRNMGTASDLGYLKIPKGMLVDARELEXMAPNKAVLICTGSQGEPMAALARMANGDHQIRLTEGDTVLLASSLVPGNESSIYRLINDLTKQGANVIHKGNAKVHVSGHASAGELVYCYNLVRPRNVMPVHGEYRHLKANAELAIRTGVDPKNAFIVEDGTTIDLXNGVARVTGSVPAAYVYVENMVAGAATEESLQDRLRLGADGAVTLLLIMDPETGRIEEXPEFFPVGFSFTEKDIEKATVIVEKAIASLRGDKTGPEAEKAIGNALLRWSDRALRRKPVYTVIIVDA; encoded by the coding sequence ATGAGAAGAACACCACGCCGTACCCCGCCCGCTCTGGAGAACGGTGCAATGCGCATCGTTGCCCTCGGTGGNCTTGGGGAGATCGGCCGCAACATGACCGTCTTCGAATTTGACGGCAAACTGCTGATCGTCGACTGCGGNGTGCTTTTCCCTGAGGAACACCACCCCGGTGTGGATCTGATTCTGCCCGACTTTTCCTATTTGGAAGACAGATGGCAGGACGTGGTTGGCCTAGTGCTGACCCACGGCCACGAGGACCACATTGGCGGGGTGCCGTACCTGCTCAAGCACCGCGGCGACATTCCGGTGATCTCCGCCAAGCTGACCTTGGCGTTCTTGAAGACCAAGCTCGACGAGCACCGGATCAAGGGCAAGCTGATCCAGGTCAAGGAAGGCGACCGCCGCAAGTTTGGCCCGTTCGACGTCGAATTCCTCGCAGTGAACCACTCCATCCCGGATGGCTTGGCGGTTGCTATCCGCACNCCCGCTGGCCTGGTACTGGAGACCGGCGACTTCAAAATGGACCAGTTCCCGCTGGATAAGCGCATCACCGACCTCGCCGGCTTTGCCCGTTTAGGCGAGGAAGGCGTTGACTTGTTCTTGCCTGACTCCACCAACGCCGAAGTTCCGGGCTTCTTGGCAGCTGAAGCTGACCTGATTCCGGCTATCGACCAGGTCATGCGCACAGCGCCGCGCCGCGTCGTAGTTTCTAGCTTCGCCAGCCACGTCCACCGCATTCAGCAGATCATTGACTCTGCAGCCAAGTACAACCGCAAGATCGCCTTCGTGGGCCGCTCCATGGTCCGCAACATGGGCACGGCCAGTGACTTGGGCTACCTGAAGATTCCCAAGGGCATGCTGGTAGATGCCAGGGAACTGGAAAGNATGGCNCCCAACAAGGCCGTTCTTATCTGCACCGGTTCACAGGGTGAGCCCATGGCAGCGCTGGCGCGCATGGCCAACGGCGACCACCAGATCAGACTGACCGAGGGCGACACCGTCCTGTTGGCCAGCTCTCTGGTTCCCGGCAACGAGTCATCGATCTACCGCCTGATCAACGATCTCACCAAGCAGGGCGCTAACGTCATCCACAAGGGCAATGCAAAGGTTCACGTTTCCGGCCATGCCAGCGCCGGCGAGCTCGTGTACTGCTACAACCTGGTCCGCCCGCGCAACGTCATGCCGGTCCACGGTGAATACCGTCACCTGAAGGCCAACGCCGAACTTGCCATCCGCACCGGTGTTGACCCCAAGAACGCGTTCATTGTTGAAGACGGCACCACCATCGATCTCAANAATGGCGTGGCCCGAGTCACTGGCAGCGTCCCCGCTGCCTATGTGTACGTGGAGAACATGGTTGCCGGTGCGGCAACTGAGGAATCCCTGCAGGACCGTCTCCGCTTGGGTGCGGATGGCGCCGTCACTCTTCTGCTGATCATGGATCCGGAAACCGGGCGGATTGAAGAGGANCCGGAATTCTTCCCTGTGGGCTTCAGCTTCACAGAGAAAGACATTGAGAAGGCAACCGTCATTGTGGAGAAGGCCATTGCCAGCCTCCGCGGCGATAAGACAGGGCCAGAAGCCGAGAAGGCCATCGGCAACGCCCTGCTGCGCTGGTCGGACCGTGCGCTGCGCCGCAAGCCCGTCTACACGGTTATCATTGTGGACGCATAG
- a CDS encoding UPF0158 family protein: MLHLEDIDLEHLAVALENHAMDYETFWVDPANGTIELWTEGVADEAESEGWDVDSRGGVRIDPIESHEAYRDMESFISTVENVACRAQLTESIERSKPFRHFKDVLQKFPEAQNPWHEFHNRVMKIRAIQWLRDSGLIVPSEADAALLQLGIHG; the protein is encoded by the coding sequence GTGTTGCATTTGGAAGACATTGATCTTGAGCACCTGGCAGTAGCGTTGGAAAACCACGCCATGGACTACGAAACTTTTTGGGTGGATCCTGCCAACGGCACCATTGAGTTGTGGACAGAAGGCGTCGCTGACGAGGCAGAGTCCGAAGGCTGGGATGTGGACAGCCGCGGCGGTGTGCGCATCGACCCCATTGAATCCCATGAGGCTTATAGGGACATGGAAAGCTTTATTTCCACCGTTGAGAACGTTGCTTGCCGGGCCCAACTCACCGAGTCAATCGAGCGAAGCAAACCATTCCGTCATTTCAAGGACGTCCTTCAGAAGTTCCCTGAGGCACAAAATCCATGGCACGAATTTCATAACAGGGTCATGAAAATTCGGGCTATCCAGTGGCTTCGTGACAGCGGCCTCATTGTCCCCTCCGAAGCTGATGCCGCTCTGCTTCAACTGGGTATCCACGGCTGA
- a CDS encoding RNA-binding S4 domain-containing protein, protein MSIPKTAPASVRLDAWLWAIRAYKTRSMATAACRAGHVKLNDANAKAAHTVVPGDTIRVRQPGYDRILEVRQLINKRVGAEAASHCFADHTPXRPVLPAXGLPQRDRGTGRPTKKDRRDMDKLRGED, encoded by the coding sequence ATGAGCATCCCAAAGACTGCACCGGCCTCGGTCCGCCTTGACGCCTGGCTCTGGGCGATCCGCGCCTATAAGACCCGGTCCATGGCCACCGCGGCGTGCCGTGCTGGCCACGTCAAACTCAATGACGCCAACGCCAAGGCAGCCCACACGGTGGTTCCCGGTGACACCATCCGCGTCCGTCAGCCCGGCTACGACAGAATCCTCGAGGTCCGCCAGCTGATCAACAAGCGGGTGGGCGCCGAAGCCGCTTCACACTGTTTCGCCGACCACACGCCCNCGCGCCCAGTGCTGCCGGCCNTTGGTCTGCCCCAGCGCGACCGGGGCACCGGCCGGCCCACCAAGAAGGACCGCCGCGACATGGACAAGCTGCGCGGCGAGGACTAA
- a CDS encoding MFS transporter, which produces MPFLTLVWFLAWIDRVNIGFAKLTMIDELQWTEVVYGAGAGIXFLGYFXFEVPSNLLLQKIGAPKTIMRIALGXGAVSMLMAFVHDPWQFYTLRFLQGAFEAGLQPGVILFLTFWLPAHRRSKAMAFFMSASAMSLMIGSPMAGIIMDNFNNMLNLSGWQWLFLIEGFPSVVVGVAAFFILTDKPANAKWLSIEERGHVAMELAAEAQALGDREHKFWSSLRKPSSWVLILTFFCIVAGNATLTFYGPSLVKAVGFTDITTLGWIMSGIYACGWIGMVGNGWLSDRNRESRWHTAIAAGLGATGLLLAAVFLQQNNGLGVILALALSAAGTMGAIPVFWNLPARFMSGTALVAGLAVINSIANLAGYFAPQVLGAMKETSGSYAGGLYLIAAVEFLAVAFVLLFIKKQRTARWALWTRSLLNPFDGTSQNGLWCPHHRPAQVLISLLS; this is translated from the coding sequence ATTCCATTCCTTACACTCGTCTGGTTCCTAGCCTGGATCGACCGGGTCAACATTGGTTTTGCCAAGTTGACCATGATTGATGAACTGCAGTGGACCGAAGTTGTTTACGGTGCCGGCGCAGGAATCTTNTTCCTCGGTTATTTCTTNTTCGAAGTACCCAGTAATCTTCTTTTGCAGAAGATTGGGGCNCCCAAAACTATTATGCGCATCGCCCTCGGCTGNGGTGCTGTATCCATGCTCATGGCCTTTGTCCACGATCCATGGCAGTTTTATACCCTGCGTTTCCTGCAGGGTGCCTTTGAAGCTGGTCTGCAGCCGGGCGTCATACTTTTCCTAACCTTCTGGCTACCTGCCCATCGCCGCAGCAAGGCCATGGCATTCTTCATGTCCGCTTCCGCCATGTCCTTGATGATCGGCAGCCCGATGGCCGGCATCATCATGGATAATTTCAACAACATGCTGAATCTCTCCGGCTGGCAGTGGCTGTTCCTCATTGAGGGCTTCCCGTCTGTAGTTGTTGGCGTGGCTGCATTTTTCATCCTTACCGACAAGCCTGCCAACGCTAAGTGGCTCAGCATCGAAGAACGCGGACATGTGGCGATGGAGTTGGCTGCTGAAGCGCAGGCTCTGGGTGACCGGGAGCACAAGTTCTGGTCCTCATTGCGCAAGCCGAGTTCATGGGTTTTGATTCTGACGTTCTTCTGCATCGTCGCAGGCAACGCAACACTGACGTTCTACGGCCCGAGTCTTGTCAAGGCCGTTGGATTTACCGACATCACAACTCTTGGCTGGATTATGTCCGGCATCTACGCGTGTGGCTGGATCGGCATGGTGGGTAACGGCTGGCTCTCTGACCGCAATCGTGAGTCTCGCTGGCATACGGCAATCGCCGCTGGCCTCGGCGCCACAGGCCTCCTGCTTGCTGCTGTATTCCTGCAGCAAAACAACGGCCTAGGCGTCATCCTTGCCCTTGCCCTTTCTGCGGCAGGGACTATGGGTGCAATCCCCGTGTTCTGGAATCTTCCGGCACGGTTCATGTCAGGTACCGCCTTGGTTGCAGGCCTGGCAGTAATCAACTCCATTGCTAACCTTGCTGGTTATTTTGCCCCGCAGGTTCTTGGCGCCATGAAGGAAACGTCGGGGAGCTACGCNGGGGGCCTGTATTTGATTGCAGCTGTCGAGTTCTTGGCGGTTGCGTTTGTCCTGCTGTTTATTAAGAAGCAAAGAACAGCGCGGTGGGCGCTTTGGACCAGGAGTTTGCTGAATCCGTTTGATGGGACTTCGCAAAACGGCCTGTGGTGTCCTCACCACAGGCCAGCCCAGGTTCTGATCAGTTTGCTGTCCTAG